A window of Gudongella oleilytica genomic DNA:
ACTATGTGGTATTCACCGCTTTATAATGCTGGGGATTATGGTACAAAAATACTTAGTTCGTTAGGCTTGGGTAATAAGTTGTTTGATTACCCAAAATCAATATTTACTGTAAGAGACTGTATATATGCTGTTTCTGACTCAAACGATACTATTCTTGACTATTTTGCCGGCTCTGGCACAACAGGTCACGCAGTCATAAATCTCAACCGCGAAGACGGAGGTAACCGTAAATATATCCTTGTGGAAATGGGCAATTATTTCAACACAATTACCAAGCCGAGGATTAAAAAGGTTGTCTACGCTAAAGATTGGAAGGACGGCAAGCCACAGAACAGAAATACCGGTGTTTCACAGATTTTTAAATACATCCGTCTGGAAAGCTACGAGGATACATTGAATAATATCGAGCTTAGCCGCACGACTGAGCAGGAGAAGCAGCTAAGGATGGACGCAAACTTCTTTAACGAGTACCTTGTATCATATATGCTGGACATTGAAAGCAGGGGCAGCCTCTTAAACCTTGACCGCTTTAAGGAGCCTTTTGCCTATAAAATGAAAATTGCCGAGAACAACGAGACAAAAGAAACAACCATAGACCTGGTGGAAACCTTTAATTACCTCCTTGGCCTTGCTGTTACGAGACAAAAAGCTGCTGCTCGCTTTAATGCCGTCCCTGATCCTGAGGGTGAATATGAAAACGCAGTAATGCTTACAGAAGACAAGGAAGGGCAATATGCCTTTAAAACAGTGGAAGGTATTATGCCCAATGGGGATAAAGCTCTTGTTATCTGGCGCAATCTTACCGAAGATCTGGCAGCCGATAACGCTGCTTTGGATGCTTTCTTTGTGAAATACCGCGCAGAAACAAAAAACAGCGAGTTCGACATTATCTATGTTAATGGAGATAACAATCTGGAAAACCTCAAGGGCGACAAAGAGCAGTGGAAGGTTCATTTAATCGAGCTTGAATTTAAAAAGAGGATGTTTGAGGGGGTGTGATGTATGGGGGCTAAAAAGACCAAGAAAGCAAATAAAGCCATCAATCTCAATGATTGCCTGGTGCTCAATAAGTACTTCCTTTCCCTCTTTGGCAAAAGAGATTTCAGGGAACTGGCGGAAGATATGCGGTCTGCCGATTTGGAAGGGTATAACGAAGAGAACACCTCCTATTTCCATGAATTTATAGTACGCAAGTATGTTAAGCTGGGCTTTTTAAATAAGGACAAGCTGAAGGAGTATGATGAAAACATCTTCCGTTATGTCCAGCATATCGGCGAGGGTCGGGGCGGGCTTACCCTAAAATATTTCCAGTATCTTGCTCTCCTTTTTACCGAGATGTATCTTGACAGGTACTTCCTGGACAGGGAGAACTTTGTTGCCGACTTAAATAATTTCCTGCATGAATTCAATTCTGGAAGCGATGGAGAAACAATTTCAGATTATACAGCGGACAGCTTGAACAAGCTGGCCTTTATGTGCGCGACGGGTAGCGGCAAGACGTTAATCATGCATGCTAATATCCTGCAATTCCAACATTACTTTAAGAGGGCACAGGAATATAACAAAAGCTTGACATTAAATAAAATCATTCTTCTTACGCCTAATGAAGGTTTATCGCACCAGCACATTGAGGAAATGAAGCTTTCAGGCATTCGCTGCCGCCTCTTTGAAAAGGATACTCTGCAGGAAAAAAATGAAGTGCTGGTTATCGACATTAACAAGCTGGAAGAGCAGGGGAAGGTGAAGACTGTTTCTGTGGACAGTTTTGAGCAGAACAACCTTGTCCTTGTTGATGAAGGGCATAAAGGTCTCTCCGGGAATGTGTGGTACGATTTTCGGAGCCGGTTGTCGGAAAACGGGTTTTCCTTTGAGTATTCGGCGACTTTTAAGCAGGCTATCAAGGAGGAAAAAACAAAATCGGAAGCTGAGGCTCTTGCTCATCAGTACGGCAAGGCCATTATATTTGACTATTCCTATAAGTACTTCTATAACGACGGCTATGGCAAGGAATACCGTATTTATAACCTGAAAGAGAGTCTTTCCAGAGAACAGCAGGAGCTGTATTTAACGGGTTGTTTACTCAGTTTTTATCAGCAAATGAAAATTTATCAGAGCGATAGAGGGGCCTTTGTCCCCTTCAATATTGAAAAGCCATTGCTTGTATTTGTGGGTAACAGCGTGAATAAAACCGTCAGCAAGGACGAATTAACCGACGTGCAGGAAGTCCTGGCCTTTATTAACGGCTTTACGGCAAACAAAGAAAAGGCCGTAAGCCGGATCAAAATGCTGCTGGATGACAATACCGGGCTCCTTGATGAAAGAGGACAGGAGCTGTTTTATGGCGATTTTTCCTATCTGCAAAATCTGTTTCAGCGAGATGCCGGCTCTGTTTATGACGATGTGTTAAAAATCGTTTTTGAGACAACTTCCACAGGCAGGTTGCACTTGGTAAATTTAAAACAGCTGGGCGGAGAAATTGGTTTACGGATTGGCAGTGACAATGAATTTTTCGGGGTTATCAATGTTGGCGCCGGCGGCGACAGCGAGCTGATTAAGAATATTGAAAAAGGGAAGACCGGGATTGTTACCGATGAAAACCAGTTTGAGAACGAGTCCCTGTTTAAAAGAATAAATGATAAAAATTCCAGGATTAATATACTTATAGGCTCTAAAAAGTTTACAGAAGGGTGGAACAGCTGGCGGGTTTCCACCATGGGGCTGATTAACTTTGCCAAAGGCGAAGGCTCTCAGGCCATCCAGCTTTTTGGCAGGGGGGTAAGACTTAAAGGTTACGGAAACTGTCTCAAGCGCAGTTCCAAACTGGACTACCCTGTTGAAGTGCCGAGGTATATTAACAAAATAGAAACCTTAACTATATTTGGGGTAAAAGCCGATTATATGGCACAATTCAAAGAATATCTTGAAAAGGAAGATATGGATCTGAATGACTCCATCAGAGAATTCAAGCTCCCTGTAGTAAGCCGTTTTCATGATGCGAAGGATAAACTGAAGGTGATTAAGGTCAAGGACGGCATCAATTTCAAAAAGCAGTCGAAACGGCTGATCCTTACCACTCCTTCAGACGGCTTTATGGACAACCTGGTCAAAAATAAAGTCAAGGTAGATTATAATGCTGCCATCCAAAGTCTTACTTCTACCAGGAGTGAAGATGTAAAATATCAAAAGGACGAGGCTGTATTGGAGCCACATCATATCGCGTTCTTAGATGTGGATAAGCTTTATGCCGAACTGCTGCAATACAAAAACCAAAAGGCTTATTACAATATCAGCATCGAAAAGTCATTATTGCCGGAAATACTTAAGCTGAAGGGCTGGTACACTTTGTTTGTCCCCAGGGCGCTGATGGAAATCGACAGTTTTGATAAAATCGGCAGAATCAATGATATATGTGTTATGCTTCTGAAAAACTATCTGGACAGATTTTTTAAATATCATAAGGCCCAATGGGAAGCGCCGCACCTGGTTTACGGGGACTTAAAATCCAGTGATAAGAATTTTATCGATGAGTATAATATTACTCTTTTTAACAAAGAGAAATTCGACGAATTTGCAGAGCTGATTGAGGGAATCAGAGAGGCTTTGGAAAAAAACAGGCGTTTGGGCAAGTACGAGGATAAGCATTTGAATTTCCGCTACTTTGACTTTTACAACCACCTTTACACTCCCCTTATCTCTATAGATAAAGGAATCCGTATCGAGGTTTCGCCTGTAAGCCTAAACAGCGATGAAAAGCTGTTTATTGACAGGCTGAAGAAATATTGCGATGATAATCCATCTGCTTTTATAGAAAAGAGGTTGTATTTGCTCCGCAATAAGAGCAAAGTTGGTATTGGCTTTTTTGAAGCAGGTAATTTTTACCCGGACTTTATTATGTGGATTGCCGAAGATGACAAGCAGTATATAACCTTTATTGATCCCAAGGGCATAATGATGCTGGAAAAG
This region includes:
- a CDS encoding DEAD/DEAH box helicase family protein, giving the protein MGAKKTKKANKAINLNDCLVLNKYFLSLFGKRDFRELAEDMRSADLEGYNEENTSYFHEFIVRKYVKLGFLNKDKLKEYDENIFRYVQHIGEGRGGLTLKYFQYLALLFTEMYLDRYFLDRENFVADLNNFLHEFNSGSDGETISDYTADSLNKLAFMCATGSGKTLIMHANILQFQHYFKRAQEYNKSLTLNKIILLTPNEGLSHQHIEEMKLSGIRCRLFEKDTLQEKNEVLVIDINKLEEQGKVKTVSVDSFEQNNLVLVDEGHKGLSGNVWYDFRSRLSENGFSFEYSATFKQAIKEEKTKSEAEALAHQYGKAIIFDYSYKYFYNDGYGKEYRIYNLKESLSREQQELYLTGCLLSFYQQMKIYQSDRGAFVPFNIEKPLLVFVGNSVNKTVSKDELTDVQEVLAFINGFTANKEKAVSRIKMLLDDNTGLLDERGQELFYGDFSYLQNLFQRDAGSVYDDVLKIVFETTSTGRLHLVNLKQLGGEIGLRIGSDNEFFGVINVGAGGDSELIKNIEKGKTGIVTDENQFENESLFKRINDKNSRINILIGSKKFTEGWNSWRVSTMGLINFAKGEGSQAIQLFGRGVRLKGYGNCLKRSSKLDYPVEVPRYINKIETLTIFGVKADYMAQFKEYLEKEDMDLNDSIREFKLPVVSRFHDAKDKLKVIKVKDGINFKKQSKRLILTTPSDGFMDNLVKNKVKVDYNAAIQSLTSTRSEDVKYQKDEAVLEPHHIAFLDVDKLYAELLQYKNQKAYYNISIEKSLLPEILKLKGWYTLFVPRALMEIDSFDKIGRINDICVMLLKNYLDRFFKYHKAQWEAPHLVYGDLKSSDKNFIDEYNITLFNKEKFDEFAELIEGIREALEKNRRLGKYEDKHLNFRYFDFYNHLYTPLISIDKGIRIEVSPVSLNSDEKLFIDRLKKYCDDNPSAFIEKRLYLLRNKSKVGIGFFEAGNFYPDFIMWIAEDDKQYITFIDPKGIMMLEKNINNPKIQFYKTIKEKEAQLQPTCTEKQIILNSFIMSGTPAADASSHFGVKRPEFESRNVLFLEDDDCIEKMMSKICLECSKPASMERHGAK